A window of Lacibacter sediminis contains these coding sequences:
- a CDS encoding DinB family protein, whose product MKNEVQSIISNLERVLTGQPWYGEAVMPMLRKIHPAVVYINPKNSHAAIEILYHIITWAEFTLSRLQNKQDYDLKTAEEIDWRMIDPKIHTWEKGLNEFEQIHKQIVAELQTKDDSFLKEMVDYREYNFRFLLNGLIQHNIYHLGQIAYLKNLLGE is encoded by the coding sequence ATGAAAAACGAAGTACAATCGATCATCAGCAATCTCGAAAGAGTGTTAACCGGTCAGCCTTGGTATGGCGAAGCAGTAATGCCCATGCTGCGCAAAATTCATCCGGCAGTGGTGTACATCAATCCAAAAAATTCACATGCAGCCATTGAAATATTGTATCACATAATCACCTGGGCTGAGTTTACCTTAAGCCGTTTGCAAAACAAACAGGACTACGATCTCAAAACAGCCGAAGAAATAGATTGGCGCATGATCGACCCCAAAATTCATACCTGGGAAAAAGGATTGAACGAGTTTGAGCAAATTCACAAACAGATTGTTGCTGAACTGCAAACCAAAGACGATTCATTTTTGAAAGAAATGGTTGATTACAGGGAATACAATTTCCGCTTTCTCCTCAACGGGTTAATACAACATAACATTTACCACCTCGGTCAGATCGCCTACCTGAAAAATCTATTAGGCGAATAA
- a CDS encoding glycosyltransferase family 2 protein, which produces MQHLNSRELIVLVPVYNEAGILKEFVKDWVRILQGLNIDFVIRFYNDGSKDQSGLLLDELARSNQRIEVIHKPNSGHGSTLIQAYKESDAAEWVFQVDSDHELDHHVFRSFWEERKLYDVLLGERIIEKQTGIFRKFLSALSSFSIRLFFGSGIKDSNCPYRLIRLEVLQSSIEKIPVKCFAPNVLLSALFVKEKRRIKVLQVKQNFRKPRTGTGFSIMMLKGAVNTFVYLLRLKLSLRNS; this is translated from the coding sequence ATGCAACACCTTAACTCCAGGGAACTCATTGTGCTGGTACCTGTATATAATGAAGCAGGTATATTAAAAGAATTTGTTAAGGACTGGGTAAGAATATTGCAAGGATTGAATATTGATTTCGTTATCCGCTTTTACAATGATGGATCAAAAGATCAATCCGGGTTGTTGTTGGATGAACTTGCAAGGTCAAATCAGCGAATTGAAGTAATTCATAAACCCAATAGTGGTCATGGTTCAACATTGATACAGGCTTACAAAGAAAGCGATGCTGCAGAATGGGTTTTTCAAGTTGACTCAGATCATGAGTTAGATCATCATGTATTTCGCTCTTTTTGGGAAGAGCGAAAGTTGTATGATGTATTGCTGGGTGAACGTATTATAGAAAAGCAAACAGGTATTTTCAGAAAATTTCTTTCAGCTCTTTCATCATTCAGCATTCGGTTGTTTTTTGGAAGTGGGATAAAGGACAGTAATTGTCCTTACAGGCTTATCCGTTTGGAAGTACTTCAATCTTCTATTGAAAAAATACCAGTTAAGTGTTTTGCCCCGAATGTGCTGTTAAGTGCTTTGTTTGTAAAAGAAAAACGAAGGATCAAAGTTTTACAGGTAAAGCAGAATTTCAGGAAGCCCAGAACAGGCACTGGCTTTTCAATAATGATGCTGAAAGGTGCCGTCAATACGTTTGTTTATTTGCTACGATTAAAATTGTCGTTACGAAATAGCTAA
- the glf gene encoding UDP-galactopyranose mutase: protein MQISDYKYVIAGSGFLGSVLAERIASVLKKPVLVLEKRGHIGGNCYSETDPETGIEFHKYGTHIFHTSNERVWNYINQFTSFNQYRHQVLTTHEGKVYQLPINLETINSFFSLSLKPFEVEEFLHQQAAKENISDTSSFEAKAISLVGRQLYEAFIRGYSAKQWQTDPAKLPADLLSRLPFRKNYDENYYFSTYQGVPSNGYTAIFENLLSDPLIDVRLNTDFFDVKDQLAADATIIYSGPLDRYFNYSLGKLNWRTLQFEKQVVGVEDYQGTSVMNFADVAVPYTRQHEPRHLHPERSYTKEKTIVFTEYSKADDGSEPFYPIPNAENIALAKEYRKLVGQEKNLIVAGRLGDYKYYDMHETINRALEIFDDQIKTLHTS, encoded by the coding sequence ATGCAGATATCTGACTATAAATATGTTATTGCCGGAAGCGGTTTTCTGGGCTCGGTTTTGGCGGAACGAATTGCCTCTGTTTTAAAAAAGCCAGTGCTGGTGCTGGAAAAGAGGGGACATATTGGAGGAAATTGCTATTCGGAAACTGACCCTGAAACCGGGATCGAATTTCACAAATATGGCACACATATTTTTCATACCTCCAACGAACGGGTATGGAACTACATTAACCAGTTCACTTCCTTTAATCAATACCGGCACCAGGTACTTACTACGCATGAAGGTAAAGTGTACCAATTGCCAATAAACCTTGAAACGATCAATAGCTTTTTTTCCTTGTCGTTAAAGCCATTTGAGGTAGAAGAGTTTTTGCATCAACAGGCAGCAAAGGAAAATATAAGCGATACCTCTTCATTCGAAGCAAAAGCGATCAGCCTTGTGGGAAGACAGTTATATGAGGCTTTTATAAGAGGATATTCAGCCAAGCAATGGCAAACTGACCCTGCGAAATTGCCGGCAGATCTTTTAAGTAGGTTGCCCTTCAGAAAAAATTATGATGAGAACTATTATTTCTCAACATATCAAGGTGTACCCTCGAATGGATATACCGCCATTTTTGAAAACTTGTTGAGTGATCCGTTGATTGATGTGCGATTGAATACTGACTTTTTTGATGTGAAAGATCAACTTGCCGCCGATGCAACAATTATTTACAGTGGTCCGCTTGATCGTTATTTTAATTATTCGCTTGGTAAACTGAATTGGCGTACGCTGCAATTTGAGAAACAGGTAGTTGGTGTTGAAGATTATCAAGGGACAAGTGTTATGAATTTTGCAGATGTTGCTGTTCCGTATACAAGACAGCACGAACCAAGACATCTTCATCCCGAACGTAGTTATACAAAAGAAAAAACGATTGTATTTACAGAGTATTCAAAAGCAGATGATGGAAGCGAACCTTTTTATCCCATACCCAATGCTGAGAATATAGCACTTGCTAAAGAGTATAGAAAATTAGTCGGCCAGGAAAAGAATCTTATTGTAGCAGGCCGGTTGGGTGACTACAAGTATTATGATATGCACGAAACCATTAACCGGGCATTGGAAATTTTTGATGATCAAATAAAAACTTTGCATACTTCATGA
- the carB gene encoding carbamoyl-phosphate synthase large subunit produces the protein MPKDKSIKSVLIVGSGPIVIGQACEFDYSGSQAARSLREEGIEVILINSNPATIMTDPMMADKVYLLPLTIESIEEILEENPQIDSVLPTMGGQTALNLCKEADELGVWEKYNVTMIGVDVKAIDTAEDREKFRQLMIDIGIGVAPSRVANSLLEGKEFAQEIGIPLVIRPSFTLGGTGGGIVMHKDELDAALDRGLKASPMHEVLVEKALLGWKEFELELLRDKNDNVVIICTVENFDPMGVHTGDSITVAPAMTLSDTAFQNMRNMAIKMMRSLGNFAGGCNVQFALNPENEDIISVEINPRVSRSSALASKATGYPIAKIAAKLAIGYTLDELKNQITQTTSAYFEPALDYVIVKMPRWNFDKFKGADDRLGLQMKSVGEVMAIGRSFTEAVQKACQSLENNAVGLGYYGQSVKHAEELIEYIKVPKWDRIFRIKDALMAGVSVKTIVDATKIDRWFIYQIQDIVNMEKELMKHDMQSLTKELLTEAKRMGFGDEQICRIMKEDASEDELYEKRKAWGITRVYKMVDTCSAEFEAKTPYFYSTFE, from the coding sequence ATGCCAAAAGATAAATCGATTAAAAGTGTGCTGATCGTAGGCAGCGGCCCCATTGTGATCGGCCAGGCCTGCGAGTTTGATTATTCGGGTTCGCAAGCAGCCCGCAGTTTACGTGAAGAAGGAATTGAAGTGATTCTCATCAACAGCAACCCTGCTACCATCATGACCGATCCGATGATGGCCGACAAAGTGTACCTGTTGCCCCTCACCATTGAAAGTATTGAAGAGATCCTGGAAGAAAACCCACAGATCGATTCAGTATTGCCTACCATGGGCGGACAAACAGCACTGAACCTTTGTAAGGAAGCCGATGAGTTGGGTGTTTGGGAGAAATACAATGTGACTATGATTGGCGTGGATGTGAAGGCGATTGATACGGCTGAAGACAGGGAAAAATTCCGTCAGCTGATGATCGATATCGGTATTGGTGTGGCACCTAGCCGTGTAGCCAACTCATTGCTGGAAGGAAAAGAATTTGCACAAGAGATCGGTATTCCGTTGGTGATACGTCCTTCGTTTACCCTTGGCGGTACTGGTGGCGGTATTGTGATGCATAAAGATGAGCTGGATGCTGCACTCGACAGAGGTTTGAAAGCAAGCCCGATGCATGAAGTGTTGGTTGAAAAAGCATTGCTCGGCTGGAAAGAATTTGAACTGGAACTGTTACGTGATAAGAACGATAATGTGGTGATCATTTGTACTGTTGAGAACTTCGATCCGATGGGCGTGCATACCGGCGACAGTATTACAGTGGCTCCAGCCATGACATTGAGTGATACTGCTTTCCAGAACATGCGTAACATGGCGATCAAGATGATGCGTAGCCTCGGCAACTTTGCCGGTGGTTGTAACGTGCAGTTTGCATTGAATCCCGAAAATGAAGACATTATTTCGGTTGAGATCAATCCACGTGTGAGCCGTTCGTCTGCCTTGGCAAGTAAAGCAACAGGTTATCCTATTGCTAAAATCGCAGCGAAGCTGGCGATTGGTTATACATTGGATGAATTAAAAAACCAGATCACCCAAACAACATCTGCTTACTTTGAACCGGCACTTGACTATGTAATTGTGAAGATGCCACGTTGGAACTTCGACAAATTCAAAGGTGCTGATGATCGTTTAGGATTGCAGATGAAGAGTGTAGGTGAAGTGATGGCGATCGGCAGAAGCTTTACTGAGGCTGTGCAAAAAGCTTGTCAGAGCCTGGAGAACAATGCTGTTGGCCTTGGGTACTACGGACAAAGTGTAAAGCATGCTGAAGAACTGATCGAATATATCAAGGTGCCGAAATGGGATCGCATCTTCCGGATTAAAGATGCGTTGATGGCAGGCGTGAGTGTGAAAACAATTGTGGACGCAACAAAGATCGATCGTTGGTTCATTTACCAGATCCAGGATATTGTGAATATGGAGAAGGAATTGATGAAGCATGATATGCAATCGCTCACCAAAGAATTGCTTACCGAAGCAAAACGCATGGGCTTTGGCGACGAGCAGATCTGCAGAATTATGAAAGAAGATGCCAGCGAAGATGAGCTCTACGAAAAACGTAAGGCCTGGGGCATTACCCGTGTATACAAAATGGTGGATACCTGCAGTGCTGAGTTTGAAGCGAAGACGCCGTATTTCTACAGTACGTTTGAGTAA
- a CDS encoding carbamoyl phosphate synthase preATP-grasp domain-containing protein, translated as MANTILHNESIPSQRKKIIVLGSGPNRIGQGIEFDYCCVHGLLAIKECGYEAIMVNCNPETVSTDFDMADKLYFEPVNWEHLWEIIELEKPYGVIVQLGGQTALKLAKRLHERGIRIIGSSFDSMDIAEDRGRFSDLLKELEIPYPKYGTAYTTDDAIEVAKEVGYPVLVRPSYVLGGQRMRIVINETELESAVLSLIKHLPGNKILIDHFLDRCQEAEIDAIYDGENFHIMGVMEHIEPAGIHSGDSHAVLPEFNLTPLVVATMEEYAKKIAKALKIQGLINIQFAIKDGKVFVIEANPRASRTTPFIAKAYQIPYLNIATKVMMGVNKLTDFTFEKKLTGYAIKEPVFSFSKFPNVNKELGPEMKSTGEAIRFIKNLRDPYFRQLYKDRSMYLSK; from the coding sequence ATGGCAAATACGATCCTCCACAACGAATCCATTCCATCTCAACGTAAAAAAATTATTGTTCTCGGCAGTGGTCCCAACCGCATTGGTCAGGGTATCGAGTTCGATTACTGCTGTGTTCATGGTCTCCTCGCCATTAAAGAATGTGGCTACGAAGCGATCATGGTGAACTGTAACCCCGAAACCGTAAGTACCGACTTCGATATGGCTGACAAGCTGTATTTTGAACCGGTGAACTGGGAGCATCTCTGGGAAATTATTGAGCTGGAAAAACCTTACGGTGTAATTGTACAGCTGGGCGGACAGACTGCCCTCAAGCTGGCAAAACGTCTGCACGAAAGAGGCATCCGAATCATCGGTTCTTCATTCGACAGTATGGATATTGCCGAAGACCGTGGCCGCTTCAGCGATTTGTTGAAAGAACTGGAAATTCCTTATCCGAAATATGGCACAGCTTATACCACAGACGATGCCATTGAAGTGGCAAAAGAAGTTGGTTACCCGGTGCTGGTTCGTCCCAGCTATGTATTGGGCGGACAAAGGATGCGTATCGTTATCAACGAAACCGAGCTGGAGAGTGCGGTGTTGAGTCTCATCAAACATTTGCCCGGCAATAAAATCCTTATCGATCATTTCCTCGATCGCTGCCAGGAAGCCGAGATCGATGCGATTTACGATGGTGAGAATTTTCATATAATGGGTGTTATGGAACACATTGAACCTGCAGGTATTCACAGTGGCGATAGTCATGCAGTATTACCTGAGTTTAACCTTACACCATTGGTGGTTGCAACCATGGAAGAATATGCAAAGAAAATTGCGAAAGCATTGAAAATACAAGGTCTTATCAACATCCAGTTTGCCATTAAAGATGGTAAAGTATTTGTGATCGAAGCCAATCCACGTGCAAGTCGCACCACGCCGTTCATTGCAAAGGCCTACCAGATACCTTACCTCAACATTGCAACTAAAGTAATGATGGGAGTAAATAAACTCACCGACTTTACATTCGAGAAAAAACTAACCGGTTATGCTATTAAAGAACCGGTGTTCAGCTTCAGTAAATTCCCGAACGTAAACAAGGAGCTCGGACCAGAAATGAAGAGCACTGGTGAAGCCATCCGCTTTATAAAAAACCTTCGTGATCCTTACTTCCGCCAGTTGTATAAAGACAGAAGTATGTATCTCAGTAAATAA
- a CDS encoding DUF5989 family protein: MIEFLKDMWAFLKERKKWWLAPIIIVMLLLGVLLIFGGSSAVAPFIYSLF; this comes from the coding sequence ATGATCGAATTCTTAAAAGATATGTGGGCCTTTTTAAAAGAACGTAAAAAATGGTGGCTGGCCCCAATTATCATTGTAATGCTTTTACTTGGTGTATTACTTATTTTCGGCGGTAGCTCTGCCGTTGCACCTTTTATTTACTCGTTATTTTAA
- a CDS encoding DUF983 domain-containing protein encodes MPASKPKPNYLWSMFSMHCPRCRRGKLFKDYSAYNFKHTFDMHDECPVCKQKFDMEPGFWYGTGYVSYALTVAISVATFVAWWVLIGVSFSDNRVFWWLGLNSAFLLILQPWLMRLSRAMYLYFFVRYNEDYETSEPHRFDY; translated from the coding sequence ATGCCTGCTTCCAAGCCCAAACCGAATTATTTATGGAGTATGTTTTCAATGCATTGTCCACGATGCAGAAGGGGAAAGCTGTTCAAAGATTATAGTGCCTACAACTTCAAACACACATTTGATATGCACGACGAATGTCCCGTTTGCAAACAAAAGTTTGATATGGAACCCGGCTTTTGGTATGGAACCGGTTATGTGAGTTATGCGTTAACGGTTGCTATTTCAGTTGCAACCTTTGTAGCCTGGTGGGTATTGATCGGTGTGTCGTTCAGCGATAATCGTGTGTTCTGGTGGCTTGGTTTAAATTCTGCGTTCTTACTTATTTTACAACCATGGCTTATGCGGCTGAGCCGTGCCATGTATCTCTACTTTTTTGTGCGGTATAATGAAGATTACGAAACTTCGGAACCGCATCGGTTTGATTATTGA
- a CDS encoding carbamoyltransferase family protein, whose protein sequence is MYILGISAFYHDSAAAIIKDGEIIAAAQEERFSRKKHDAGFPSKAVEYCLREAGITIDQLEAVVFYDKPLLKFERLLETYYAFAPKGFASFLMAMPVWLNEKLFLKKMIRDELKKIQLYDKKKLKLLFPEHHLSHAASAFYPSPFEEAAILTIDGVGEWATTTICKGKGKQIEILKHLNFPHSVGLLYSAFTYYLGFKVNSGEYKLMGLAPYGDPSSEQTKQFVSIIKEKLVKIYEDGSIYLDQHYFNYSVGLRMVKDKKFETLFGFKRRSEEEELTQQHCNLALAIQQVTEEIVVKLAAHAKEITGSTNICLSGGVALNCVANGKLQNSNLFEHIFIQPASGDAGGSVGAALAAHHIYFEKERSIANSMDTMKGSYLGPSFSTEEIEPVIHQYKAVATAFNNRDELNKAVATHISNGNVIGWFQGRMEFGPRALGNRSIIADPRNPEMQKKLNLKIKYREGFRPFAPAVLAEDVQDYFELITSSPYMLLVQPVKKTLQHPVPNNYHQLNLSDKLYFQRSSLPAVTHIDYSARVQTVHKETNTAFYDLLTAFKQQTGCAVLINTSFNVRGEPVVCTPQEAYQCFMRTEMDYLVIENYLFSKLEQLEWKEKDDWKKTLQAD, encoded by the coding sequence ATGTACATTCTCGGCATCTCAGCTTTTTACCATGATTCAGCAGCAGCCATCATTAAAGATGGAGAGATCATTGCCGCAGCTCAGGAAGAGCGGTTCAGCCGAAAAAAACATGATGCCGGGTTTCCTTCAAAAGCAGTTGAGTATTGTTTACGGGAAGCAGGTATTACCATCGATCAACTGGAAGCAGTTGTATTTTACGATAAGCCTTTGCTGAAGTTTGAACGATTGTTGGAAACCTATTATGCATTTGCACCAAAAGGTTTTGCATCTTTTCTAATGGCCATGCCGGTTTGGTTAAATGAAAAGCTGTTTTTGAAAAAGATGATCCGTGATGAGCTTAAGAAAATTCAGCTCTACGATAAAAAGAAGCTAAAACTGTTATTTCCGGAACATCATCTCAGTCATGCTGCATCGGCGTTTTATCCATCGCCTTTTGAAGAAGCAGCGATCTTAACCATTGATGGTGTGGGTGAATGGGCCACAACTACTATTTGCAAAGGAAAAGGTAAACAAATTGAAATACTAAAGCATCTTAACTTCCCCCACTCTGTTGGTTTATTGTATTCTGCTTTTACTTACTATTTAGGCTTCAAGGTAAACAGTGGTGAATATAAATTAATGGGCTTGGCTCCTTACGGCGATCCATCATCGGAACAAACAAAACAATTTGTTTCAATCATCAAAGAAAAGCTGGTAAAGATCTATGAAGATGGTTCCATTTACTTAGATCAACATTACTTCAATTATTCTGTTGGGTTGCGGATGGTAAAGGATAAAAAGTTTGAAACACTGTTTGGTTTCAAACGTAGAAGCGAAGAAGAAGAATTAACACAACAACATTGCAATCTTGCACTTGCTATTCAACAGGTAACAGAAGAAATCGTAGTAAAGCTGGCTGCACATGCAAAAGAAATTACAGGTTCAACTAATATTTGCTTATCAGGTGGCGTAGCATTGAATTGCGTAGCAAATGGAAAACTGCAGAATTCAAACCTGTTCGAACATATTTTTATTCAGCCTGCCAGTGGCGATGCAGGTGGTTCAGTTGGTGCAGCATTAGCAGCGCATCATATTTATTTTGAAAAAGAACGAAGTATTGCAAATTCAATGGATACCATGAAAGGTTCGTATCTCGGTCCTTCTTTTTCTACTGAAGAGATTGAACCTGTTATTCACCAATACAAAGCTGTTGCAACAGCATTCAACAACAGAGATGAATTAAATAAAGCTGTTGCAACACATATCAGCAACGGAAACGTCATTGGTTGGTTTCAGGGACGGATGGAGTTTGGCCCACGTGCATTGGGCAACAGAAGTATTATTGCCGATCCACGCAATCCGGAGATGCAGAAGAAACTCAACCTGAAAATAAAATACAGGGAAGGGTTTCGACCTTTTGCTCCTGCTGTTCTTGCAGAAGATGTGCAGGATTATTTTGAATTAATTACTTCATCACCTTATATGTTGCTGGTGCAACCGGTGAAGAAAACCTTACAGCACCCCGTTCCAAATAATTATCATCAACTCAATTTGTCTGATAAATTATATTTTCAACGCAGCAGTTTGCCAGCCGTAACGCATATCGATTATTCGGCTCGGGTGCAAACAGTGCATAAAGAAACGAATACTGCATTTTATGATCTACTTACAGCTTTCAAACAACAAACCGGTTGTGCCGTTTTGATAAACACCAGCTTCAATGTGCGTGGCGAACCGGTTGTTTGCACGCCACAGGAAGCTTATCAGTGCTTCATGCGCACAGAAATGGATTATCTTGTTATTGAAAACTATTTGTTCAGTAAACTGGAACAACTGGAGTGGAAAGAAAAAGATGATTGGAAGAAAACCCTTCAAGCTGATTAA
- a CDS encoding SGNH/GDSL hydrolase family protein: protein MIKNLKALLFGLLVALVLCEIVLRIYNPFTNFTKQGKLVLPANQQTVFDNQWIKQLDAKINYSRNSLGFRGPMPTDSISKLNSIITIGGSTTECRFLSDSTTWPFLLGEELKDSVPNVWVNNAGIDGHSTFGHLLLMKEYICKLKPKYVVLLTGVNDVETEKPESFDVMNENKLQYSSGKAFFKSLLNKTEIGATVFQLYNIRLAYKKGLIHKDVDFKQLKDTTYAAAYIQEVITKQKSYLTGYQSRLQQVINICKANNIQPILLTQPSLYGSFKDSITSVQMDLKFHESNPAKNNLLQEQVLEEYNNVVRSFSTQATVIDLAKMMPKNTAYYYDFIHFNKLGAAKVAEILGEEIESLMTRTKQISTD from the coding sequence ATGATCAAGAACCTGAAAGCATTATTGTTTGGCTTACTTGTTGCACTTGTGCTTTGCGAAATTGTTTTGCGCATTTACAACCCGTTTACCAATTTCACCAAACAGGGAAAATTGGTATTACCGGCTAACCAACAAACTGTATTCGATAATCAATGGATCAAACAGCTTGATGCAAAAATCAACTACAGTCGCAATTCCCTGGGCTTTCGTGGACCGATGCCAACGGATAGTATTTCAAAACTCAATTCCATCATTACGATTGGCGGCAGCACTACGGAATGCCGTTTCCTGAGTGATAGTACCACCTGGCCCTTTTTGTTGGGAGAAGAATTGAAAGATTCTGTTCCCAATGTTTGGGTGAACAATGCAGGCATTGATGGTCATTCAACATTTGGTCATTTGTTGTTGATGAAAGAATACATCTGCAAACTAAAACCCAAATATGTGGTATTGTTGACGGGTGTGAATGATGTGGAAACAGAAAAGCCGGAAAGCTTTGATGTGATGAATGAAAATAAATTGCAATACAGTTCCGGGAAAGCATTCTTTAAATCATTGCTGAATAAAACAGAAATTGGTGCAACTGTTTTTCAATTGTACAATATCCGTTTAGCCTATAAAAAAGGGTTGATTCATAAAGATGTTGATTTTAAACAACTGAAGGATACAACTTATGCCGCTGCTTACATACAGGAAGTGATTACAAAACAGAAAAGCTATCTCACCGGCTACCAATCAAGGTTACAGCAGGTCATCAATATTTGTAAAGCAAATAACATTCAACCAATACTTCTTACCCAACCTTCTTTATATGGATCTTTTAAAGACAGTATAACATCTGTACAAATGGACCTAAAATTTCATGAAAGCAACCCGGCGAAAAACAATTTACTGCAGGAACAGGTATTGGAAGAATATAACAATGTTGTTCGTTCGTTCAGTACACAGGCCACTGTTATTGACCTAGCGAAAATGATGCCCAAGAATACGGCTTACTATTATGACTTTATACATTTCAATAAACTGGGGGCTGCGAAGGTGGCAGAGATTCTGGGTGAAGAAATAGAGTCACTGATGACACGGACGAAACAAATAAGCACAGATTAA